A region from the Benincasa hispida cultivar B227 chromosome 8, ASM972705v1, whole genome shotgun sequence genome encodes:
- the LOC120083931 gene encoding transcription factor MYB62-like, which produces MANVSIKSENNKASEEESELRRGPWTIEEDALLIHYIGGHGEGQWNILAKQAGLKRTGKSCRLRWLNYLKPDVKRGNLTLQEQLLILELHSKWGNRWSKIAQHLPGRTDNEIKNYWRTRVQKQSRQLKVEADSRRFSDSSVLEAMDQSSNSSLNFPPPSLHNTTLPNTSETAILPFDNHRGGAPLPPLSSANQWPEISEYPPSSCCEFVEAWSFNMVELQKQKQEPACALGAWEVADCHVHMAPSDWLLEDTMVENLWSLEDHHFI; this is translated from the exons ATGGCAAATGTGTCAATTAAAAGTGAAAATAACAAGGCAAGTGAGGAAGAAAGTGAACTAAGAAGAGGGCCATGGACTATTGAAGAAGATGCATTGTTGATTCATTATATTGGTGGTCATGGAGAAGGCCAATGGAACATATTGGCCAAACAAGCTG gtCTCAAGAGAACCGGAAAAAGTTGTAGATTGAGATGGTTGAATTACTTAAAACCTGACGTTAAGCGCGGGAATCTTACCCTTCAAGAACAACTCCTCATCCTCGAACTCCATTCCAAGTGGGGTAATAg GTGGTCAAAAATTGCACAACATTTACCGGGAAGAACGGATAACGAAATCAAGAACTACTGGAGAACGAGAGTTCAAAAACAGTCACGGCAGCTTAAAGTTGAGGCAGACAGCAGGAGATTTTCGGACTCGAGTGTGCTAGAAGCCATGGACCAATCCTCCAACTCCTCCCTCAATTTTCCTCCTCCATCTCTCCACAACACAACCTTACCGAACACGTCGGAAACTGCCATTCTTCCGTTCGACAACCATCGTGGCGGAGCTCCTCTTCCGCCGCTAAGTTCAGCCAACCAATGGCCTGAAATCTCAGAATACCCACCAAGTTCTTGTTGTGAATTTGTGGAAGCTTGGAGCTTTAACATGGTGGAGCTCCAAAAGCAGAAACAAGAGCCAGCTTGTGCACTGGGAGCTTGGGAAGTTGCAGATTGTCATGTCCACATGGCACCATCCGATTGGCTGTTGGAAGATACCATGGTTGAAAACTTATGGAGTTTGGAGGATCATCACTTCATATAA